The genome window GTTAAATCATTTTTAAAAGCACTATCTGCATAGTTTTTAGCAGCTTTATAGCTATTGTTGTGTTTAGTAATATTTTCATAAAGTTCACTGCTATAGTTTTTACTCGCTAAATAATTATCAACTCTCATTATATTACCTCTAATTCAGCACTGATGGCACCAGCTCTTTTTAGATTTTGCATAATAGCTATGATATCATTTGGAGCTGCTCCAAGTTTATTTAACATTCTGGCTATGTTTGCTACTGTTGTTTTATTGTTTGTGATTTTTAAAGTATTAGATACAGGATCTAAAATACCACCATCTTTCATATCGATTTCATTTTGTCCCAAAGCTACGGTATTGTTTGGATCAATTTTTATAGTGATATCTTTATGGGTAATTAATATAGGCTCAACTTCTATATTTACTCCCGCTACGATAGTTCCAGTTCTTTCATCGATGATCACTTTGCTTTCTGGAGTATAAGCTATGTCTTGTTCCAATACTCTTGCCATAAATTCAACATGAGAAAATTCTTCAGGTTTTGTTAATTTTATGGTTCTAGAATCTAAAGCCTTTGCTATATCTGTATCAAAAATAGTGTTTAAAACTCTTTCTATATTGTTAGCTGTTTTAAAGTCTGCTTCTTTTAAGCTTAAAATTAAATCTTCGCTTTGACTGAAATTTTGAGGAATTTCTCTTTCTACTACTGCACCATTAATAACATTTGCTGAGGTTGAGTGTGTTCCTGCTGCACCTGGTCTTGGGCTAAGTCCACCTATAGCTAAAGAACCTTGAGCTACTGCGTAAATTTCCCCATCTACCCCTTTTAGAGCTGTCATAAGTAAGGTTCCACCTTGTAAAGATTTGGCATCACCTAAAGAAGCTACACTCACATCAAGTTTATCCCCGCTTCTTGCAAAAGCAGGAAGTTTTGCTGTAACCATTACTGC of Campylobacter lari contains these proteins:
- a CDS encoding flagellar basal body P-ring protein FlgI, with amino-acid sequence MRILFLSLVLSLSVFAATIKELTNVVGVRDNQLIGYGLVVGLNGSGDGTSSEFTLQSISNMLQGMNVKVSPGDIKSKNTAAVMVTAKLPAFARSGDKLDVSVASLGDAKSLQGGTLLMTALKGVDGEIYAVAQGSLAIGGLSPRPGAAGTHSTSANVINGAVVEREIPQNFSQSEDLILSLKEADFKTANNIERVLNTIFDTDIAKALDSRTIKLTKPEEFSHVEFMARVLEQDIAYTPESKVIIDERTGTIVAGVNIEVEPILITHKDITIKIDPNNTVALGQNEIDMKDGGILDPVSNTLKITNNKTTVANIARMLNKLGAAPNDIIAIMQNLKRAGAISAELEVI